TTAGTGCAATAGTTTTTTGTAATGCTGAAAGTCCATGTTTGATATGTTCTTTTGGTTTTGGGCCATTCTTACTTTCATTTTGTTGACTTCGTCTTGAGTATTTTTCTGACATGATATATGGTCCTTTCTGTAATCTTATCATTATAATTATCTATTATATGATTTTATAGCAAAAAATGCTAAAAAAAATCAATAGAATTTTTAGAAGTCCAATAAAGTCTGTGATATAATAGGAAAGACTGATGTTTAAGAGGAGTTATGTATGATTTATTTTGACAATGCTGCAACGACAATACCATATCAAGATGTCTTAAAAACTTATCAAGATGTGGCAATGAAAATCTTTGGCAACCCTTCAAGCTTACATGTTTTGGGAACTCAAGCAAGTCGTATTTTAGAGGCTTCTCGTAAACAGATAGCAGAATTACTAAACTGTGACAGTGAAGAAATTTTTTTTACATCCGGTGGAACTGAAAGCGATAACTGGGCAATTAAAGGCATTGCATTTGAGAAAAAGGCTTATGGAAATCATATTCTAATCTCTGCAATAGAGCATCCAGCGGTCATGGAATCTGCAAAATGGCTAAGTCAACAAGGTTTTGAAATTGAAACTATTCCTGTTGATGACCATGGTATTGTTCAAGTTGAAGCTTTAAAGAACTTAATCAGACCTGAAACAATACTTATTTCTGTTATGGCTGTTAATAATGAAATTGGTTCTGTTCAACCCATAAAAGAAATCTCTGAAGTCATATCAAATAGACCAACTATTACTTTTCATGTTGATGCTGTTCAAGCTATTGGAAAAATTCCTAAAGAAGAGTTTTTAACTAGTCGCGTTGACTTGGCTTCGTTTTCAGGTCATAAATTTCATGCTCCAAGAGGAGTAGGCATCCTATATAAAAAACAAGGTAAGTCAATCACACCCTATTTAACAGGTGGTGGGCAAGAACAACACTTGCGGTCGACAACTGAAAATGTAGCTGGAATTGCAAGTTTAGCTAAGGCAATGAGATTGATTTTGGAAAAGCAAGACCAATCAATAACTAGAATTTCCGCCATGAAATCTATTTTATTAGAAGAATTGTCTCAACACCATGATGTGATGATTTTCTCTAAAAAAGACAATTTTGCTCCTAATATCTTAACCTTTGGAATCAAAGGGATAAGAGGAGAAGTGTTAGTTCATGCATTTGAAGAACATGATATCTATATTTCGACAACCAGTGCCTGTTCTTCAAAAGCTGGAAAACCTGCTGGAACATTAATTGCAATGGGAATACCTGTGAAAGATGCACAAACTGCTGTTAGAATTAGTCTTGATGATGATAATGACATGAGTCAAATAGAGCAATTTTTGACCATTTTTAAACAAATTTACAACAAAACGAAGAAAGTAAGATAAAAATGCAATACTCAGAAATAATGGTAAGACATGGTGAATTGTCTACAAAAGGTAAGAATCGCATGCGGTTCATCAACAAACTGAAACATAATATCGAAGATGTTTTGTCTGTTTTTCCAGAAGTTAAAGTGTCTTCGGATCGCGACAGAACACATGTTTATTTGAATGGGACAGATTATGAACCAGTTGCAGATGCATTAAAAAAAATTTTTGGTATTCAAGGTTTTTCACCGGTCTATAAACTTGAAAAAGATATGAATTTGATAAAAAGTTTTGTACAGACTTTGATGACGGACCTTTATAGGGAAGGTTTGACTTTTAAGATTTCAAGTAAACGTAGTGACCATCACTTTGAACTAGATAGTAGAGAGTTGAATCATGTTTTAGGTGATGCTGTTTTTGAAGCAGTACCAAATATTAAGGCACAAATGAAACATCCTGATATCAATCTCAAAGTTGAAATTAGAGATGAAGCAGTTTATATTTCCTATGAAGATATAAAAGGTGCTGGTGGGTTACCTGTTGGTACTTCTGGAAAAGGGATGCTGATGATATCTGGAGGAATTGATTCTCCGGTTGCAGGCTATCTTTCACTAAAACGTGGTGTTGACATTGAAGCGGTTCACTTTGCAAGTCCACCTTATACTAGTCCGGGGGCCTTAAAAAAAGCACAAGATTTAACCCGGAAATTGACTAAATTTGGTGGCAATATTCAGTTTATTGAGGTTCCTTTTACAGAAATTCAAGAAGAAATTAAAGCAAAAGCACCAGAAGCTTATTTAATGACATTAACGAGACGCTTTATGATGCGCATTACAGACAGAATTCGAGAAGTGAGACAAGGCCTAGTCATTATAAATGGTGAAAGTTTAGGGCAAGTTGCTAGTCAGACTTTAGAGAGTATGGTTGCTATTAACGCAGTAACAGCTACACCTATTGTCAGGCCAGTTGTGACAATGGATAAATTAGAAATTATTGATTTAGCTCAAAAAATAGATACCTTTGATATTTCCATTCAACCTTTTGAAGATTGTTGTACGGTTTTTGCTCCAGATAGACCTAAAACAAATCCTAAATTACATAATGCTGAAAATTATGAAAAACGCATGGATGTTGAGGGTTTGATTGAAAGAGCAGTAAATGGCATTAAAATTACCATTATTACCCCTCATGAAGAAAAAGATGAGATTGAACATTTAATAAATAATCTTCTTTAAAGAGTCTGTTTGACTCTTTTTAATTTGTAAGCGCTCTGACTTTTTAACTAAGTCATGCTATAATAAATCGGGAGGTTTTAAATGAATAAAGACATTGATTATAGTAAACTCAAAAAAATTTGTTTAGGAATTATCGTTTTAACCTTAGTTATAGGGTTAGGAATGGATATTTTTTCAGGTACTAAAAAGGTTAATCAAAAAGCATCAAAAGATAAATCTATTAAAACTGCCCGCATTATGGCCAATGGAGATATTTTAATTCATAATGTTTTGTATGCTAGTGCACAAAAATCTGATGGAACTTATGATTTTAATCCTTACTTTGAATACGTCAAAGATCGTATTTCATCTGCTGATTTGGCTATAGGTGATTATGAAGGAACAATCAGTTCAGACTATCCCCTTGCAGGTTACCCTTTATTTAATGCACCCAGTCAAATTGCTGATGCAATTAAAAATACGGGATATGACGTTATTGATTTAGCACATAATCATATTTTGGACTCAGGACTTGATGGAGCAATCAACACCGTAAATACATTCAAAAAAATTGGTATTGATAGTATAGGTGTATACACTAATAAAAGATCAAGCAAAAATATTCTAATAAAAAATGTAAATGGGATTAAAATAGCTATTTTGGGTTATTCATATGGTTATAATGGAATGGAAGCTAACTTGTCTAAATCTGAATACAATAACCATATGTCAGATTTAAAAGAATCAAAAATTAGAGCTGATTTGAAAGAAGCAGAAAAGAAAGCTGACATCACTGTCGTTATGCCACAAATGGGCACTGAATATGCCTTACAACCAACTTCAGAACAAAAGACACTTTATCATAAAATGATCAATTGGGGTGCCGATATTATTTTTGGTGGACATCCACATGTTGTTGAACCTGCAGAGACATTACGAAAAAATGGTCAAAAGAAATTTATCATATACTCTATGGGTAATTTTATTTCTAATCAAAGAGAAGAAACTGTTGATAATATTTGGACAGAGAGAGGTCTTTTGATGGATGCGGTTATTCAAAAAAAAGGTAATAAAACAAGCATAAAATCTATTAAAGCTCACCCTACAATGGTACTTGCTAAAGGTAAAGGCATTAATGGAAGTGAAGGTTATGAATTGTTTAGCTATAGAACTCTTATATTAGAAGATTTTATTAAAGGTGGTAAATATAGAGATAAAATTGATGATGCTACCAAAGCTAGAGTAGATACAGCATACAAAGAAACGAACGAACATGTCAACTTAGTATGGTAATCAATTAACAAATGGTAAAATACTTGAAAAAAAAATAAAAGTATGTTAAACTGTCAGAGTTGACTAAATGCACATCCTGTGCAACCGCACGAAAATCGTTATAAAGTAGATAATTTCTCACGATTATAGGCGAGTCTTCACAAGAGGGTTACCCTCAAGAAAAAAATTATAGGAGGTGCATTATGAGCACATACGCAATCATCAAAACTGGTGGAAAACAAGTTAAAGTTGAAGTTGGACAAGCAATCTATGTTGAAAAATTAGATGTTGAAGCTGGTTCAGATGTTACATTTAACGAAGTTGTTCTTGTCGGTGGTGACAAAACTGTTGTTGGGACTCCAGTTGTTGAAGGAGCTACTGTTGTCGGTACTGTTGAAAAACAAGGTAAACAAAAGAAAGTTGTATCTTACAAGTACAAACCTAAAAAAGGTAGTCACCGTAAACAAGGTCACCGTCAACCTTATACAAAAGTTGTCATCAACGCTATTAACGCATAATTTCAAGTATGATTAAAGCAACTTTTACCCGTGATGATAACAATCATCTGACTAGCGTAAATATTACTGGACATGCTGGAAGTGGTGAATATGGCTTTGATATCGTTTGTGCATCTGTTAGTACACTAGCGATTAATTTTGTTAATTCATTAGAAGTACTTCTTGATTGTCCCTACGATTTAGATATCAATGAAATTGAAGGTGGGTATATGAATATATCTATCTTACAAGGCAACAATGGAGAAAAAGTTCAACTATTGTTTGAATCATTTCTTCTAGGTATGACAAATTTAGCTCAAAACTCTTCGGAGTTTGTTAAGACTAAAGTCATCTAAAATTTATCATGAGAGGAAACAACATTATGTTAAAATTGAATCTTGAAAACTTACAACTTTTCGCCCACAAAAAAGGTGGAGGTTCTACATCAAATGGTCGTGATTCACAAGCAAAACGTCTTGGCGCTAAAGCAGCTGATGGACAAACTGTTTCAGGTGGATCAATTCTTTACCGTCAACGCGGAACACATATCTATCCAGGAGCTAATGTAGGTCGTGGTGGTGATGACACACTTTTTGCAAAAGTTGAAGGTGTTGTTCGTTTCGAACGTAAAGGTCGCGATAAAAAACAAGTTTCTGTTTACCCAATCGCAAAATAATAAAAGTAAGCCTTCTTGAATGGAAGGCTTTTTACATTGAATTTCAAATAGGATATTGACAAATTAAAATAATAGAGTAGAATAGAAATATAAATAAGCACCCTTAGCTCAATTGGATAGAGTACCTGACTACGAATCAGGCGGTTAGAGGTTCGACTCCTCTAGGGTGCAAATCTGCTACCTAAAGTATATTAGGTAGCTTTTTTAATGATTCTGAAGTGAAGTCGTCAATAATGTAAAATGTGATGTGATATAATAATAGAAATAAGAAGGAGATCATAATGAACATTCAACAGTTAAGATATGTTGTCGCTATAGCCAATTCAGGGACTTTCAGAGAAGCAGCTACTAAATTATTTGTAAGTCAACCAAGTCTTTCTGTTGCAATCCGTGATTTAGAGGCAGAACTAGGCTTTCAAATTTTTAAACGAAGTACGACTGGTGCGGTACTAACTACAGAAGGAATGGTTTTTTATGAAAAATCTATGGAAGTCGTAAAAAGCTTTGATTCTTTTGAAAAACGCTTTTCTCAACATAGTTCTGAAAAGGATGTTTTTTCAGTTGCTAGTCAGCATTATGATTTTCTTGCACCCATTATGACATTATTTTCTTCTAAAATGAGTGATTTTAAACATTTTAGATTATTTGAATCTACGACCATTCAAATACTTGATGAAGTTTCTCAAGGAAATAGTGAGATTGGTATTATTTATTTGAATCATAATAATAGTAATGGTTTAATGCAAAGATTGGATAAACTTGGACTTGAATTTTTTGAACTTATTCCCTTTAAAACCCATATTTATGTCAGAAAAGACCATCCATTAACAATGAAAGAAGAAGTTGTACCCAAAGACCTTGTTGGTTTACCAACAGTTCGTTTTACCCAAGAAAAAGATGAATACCTTTATTATTCTGAAAACTTTATGGACACATCAGAAAGTTCCCACTTTTACCATGTTTCAGATAGGGCGACACTAAATGGTATTCTTGAGAGAACTGATGCTTATGCTACTGGATCTGGATTTCTGGATGATCGCAGTGTCAATGGGATAACTGTTATTCCATTGAATGACAATTTAGGTAATCGGATGGTTTACGTAAAACGGCGTGATAAAAATCTTTCATCATATGCCACTCAATTTATTACAATTATGTCTGATTATTTTAAACAATATAGCCCTAAGGAGAATGAATGAAATATTTAAAATGGTTTGTTTTAGTTAGTTTATTAATTATTTTGGACCAAATCAGTAAATTATGGATTGTCGAACATATAGCACTAAATAAAATAAAAACAGTTATTCCAAATATAGTAAGTTTAACTTACCTTAGAAATTATGGAGCTGCTTTTTCGATACTACAGAATCAACAATGGCTTTTTAGTCTCATTACTATTGTTGTTATCACAGCAGCTATTTATTACCTTATTAAACAAAAAAATGCAAGTCTTTGGATGAAATTAGCACTAATTTTAATTATTTCTGGAGGAATTGGGAACTTTATTGACCGACTACGATTAGGTTATGTTGTTGATATGGTTCATCTGGATTTTATTAACTTTGCCATTTTTAATGTGGCTGATTCCTATTTGTCAATTGGTGTTTTTTTACTAGTTTTAGCATTATGGAGAGAAGAAGATGAAACTAAAAATTAGTCAAGGTGGTCAGAGATTAGATAAGACATTAGCTGATGAAAGCCCCTTATCACGAGCTCAAGCAAATGAGATGATAAAAAAAGGTCAGGTGCTTGTTGATGGGCAATTAAAAAAAGCAAAGTACATTACTAGTAAAAATCAAATTGTTGAATTTGAATTACCTGAAGAAGAAAGTCTTGATTATGAAGCTGAAGAGATGCCTTTAGAACTCATATATGAAGATTCTGACGTTGCTGTTATTAATAAACCACAAGGAATGGTTGTTCATCCTTCAGCTGGATATTCTTCAGGGACACTGGTTAATGCATTGCTTTTTCATATAAAAGATCTTTCCAGTATTAATGGTGTTATTAGACCAGGGATTGTTCACAGAATTGACAAAGACACATCAGGTTTATTAATGATAGCAAAAAATAACGAAGCGCATCACGCTTTAGCTCAAGAACTAAAGGCTAAAAAGTCTTTAAGAAAGTATATTGCAATTGTTCATGGTAATCTTCCAAATGACTTGGGTGTTATCGAAGCTCCAATTGGTAGAAGTGAAAAAGATCGAAAAAAACAAGCAGTGACATCAAAGGGTAAAGATGCTCTGACACGCTTTAAAGTATTAGAGCGTTTCGGTGACTATACATTAGTAGAATTAAGTTTAGAAACTGGTCGTACACACCAAATAAGAGTTCACATGGCATATATTGGTCATCCTATAGCTGGGGATCCATTGTATGGGCCAAGAAAAACGTTAAAAGGAAATGGTCAATTTTTACATGCTGAAACACTAGGTTTTACACACCCTATTAGTCAAGAGTTAATGACTTTTTCAGTTGAACCGCCTCAAATTTTTAAAGATACTTTAGAAAAATTAAGATCTAAAAGAGACATGAAATAAATTTTGATATTATTCTACGAAAAGTATTTGATTTTATTTAAAAAAATGTTTGCTTAATGACTTTGTTTTTGGTATTATAATAGAAATTAAAAAGTTCCTTTAAAACTGTCCAGAGAGACAGGCAAGGAGAAGAACAGGTCAAGCCCTTTATAAGGGTATATTTTGTGAGGTCTCCTTGTAGGTAAGGAGACCTTTTTTCTATGCTTATGGAGGATAAAGATGAAAAGTAAGGAAATCGTTGATCAAGTGACGATGAAACGAGCAATCACGCGAATTACTTATGAGATTATTGAGCGTAATAAAAATCTCAATAATATTGTATTAGGTGGGATTAAAACACGAGGTGTTTATTTAGCGCAACGGATTCAAGACCGATTAAAACAATTGGAAAATCTAGATATTCCTGTTGCTGAATTAGATATAAAACCATATCGCGATGATACAAAGTCGACTGAAGATACGACAGTAATACCCCTAAATATTACTGGAAAAGATATGATTTTGATTGATGATGTGCTTTATACAGGTCGAACGATTAGAGCTGCTATTGATAATGTGTTTAGTCATGGCAGACCTTCTAGGATTAGTCTAGCTGTTCTTGTTGACCGTGGTCATAGAGAATTGCCAATTCGTCCAGACTATGTTGGTAAAAACATACCAACTAGTAGTAGTGAAGAAATTATTGTCAATGTTCTTGAAGTTGATGGTAAAGATAGCGTAAGCATCGTTGAAAAAGCATAGAAAGAAGAGAAATAACATGAGTCAAGTATCTTATGACGTTAATGAAATGCCAAAACCAGGTTTATTATTAGGATTGTCATTTCAACATTTATTTGCTATGTTTGGATCCACTGTACTCGTACCGATCTTGGTAGGTATTGATCCATCAGTAGCTCTTTTATCAAGTGGCCTTGGAACATTAGCGCATTTATCTGTTACTAAGTATAAAATTCCTGCTTATATGGGTTCAAGTTTTGCTTATATTGCTGCAATGCAATTATTAATGAAAACAGATGGAATTGCAGCAGTTGCTCAAGGGGCTATTACAGGAGGTTTAGTATATCTCATTGTAGCCTTAATTGTAAGGTCAATTGGTAATGCTTGGATTGACAAAATATTACCACCTATTGTTGTTGGACCTATTGTAATGGTTATTGGTCTTAGCTTAGCATCAACAGCTGTTAGTGATGTTATGAACAAAAATGGTCACTATAATCTGCTTTATTTAATCATAGGACTTGTTACTTTACTAAGTGTTATTTTCTTTAATATTTATGGTAAAGGGATAATTGGTATCATTCCAATTCTACTTGGTTTAATTGTGGGTTATGTATTTGCCATAATTGCTGGCGCTGTCACTGGACAAGAAATCGTAAATTTTTCTCAAGTTGCTAGTGCAAATTGGTTAAGTATTCCTTCTATCTCTCTACCTTTTATCTCATATGGATTTAAATTATATCCAAGTGCCATCTTAACAATGGCTCCCATTGCCTTTGTAACAATGACAGAACATTTTGGTCACATTATGGTACTTAATAGTTTAACGGACCGCGATTATTTTAAAGACCCAGGATTAGATCATACACTTACTGGAGATGGTTTAGCACAAATTATTGCTGGATTTATTGGGGCTCCTCCTGTGACATCATATGGGGAAAATATTGGTGTAATGGCTTTGAATAAGATTTTCTCTGTCTACGTGATTGCTGGTGCTGCTGTGGTAGCTGTATTACTTAGTTTTATAGGTAAAATTTCTGCACTGATTCAATCCATACCAACACCAGTTATTGGTGGTATCTCAGTTGCTTTATTTGGTGTTATTGCTTCAAGTGGATTAAAAATATTAATTGAAGCAAAAGTAGATATGGACAAAAAGAAAAATTTATTGATTGCTAGTGTCATTCTAGTATCAGGAATAGGTGGTTTAATGCTTGAAGTTGCAGGTTTGCAAATCTCAGGTGTTGCGTTCTCAACATTACTCGGCATTATCTTATATCAAATTTTACCTGACAGATAGTTAAGCTTTTAAAAAAAGGAGAATAACAATGGCAATGACTGGAAACAAAGTATCTTTGAAACATTTAGTGACAATGGAAACTCTTTCTAATGAAGAAGTTATGGGTTTAATCAAAAGGGGTATTGAATATAAACAATTACCTGAAGCCGAACAGTTATCAAGACAATATTTTGCAGCAAATCTTTTCTTTGAAAATTCGACAAGAACTCATAAATCATTTGAAGTTGCAGAGAAAAAATTAGGACTTGAAGTGATTGACTTTGAAGCTAGTACAAGTTCTGTAAATAAGGGAGAAACCTTATATGATACGATCTTAACAATGAGTGCTATTGGAGTGGATATCTGTGTCGTTAGACATCCAGATGTTGATTATTATAAGGCATTAATTGATAGTCCAACGATACAAACTGCTATTGTTAATGGTGGTGATGGTTCAGGACAACATCCAAGTCAAAGCCTACTTGATTTAATGACCATATATGAAGAGTTTGGTCATTTTGAAAATTTAAATATTGTTATCTCAGGTGATATAATACATTCACGTGTAGCCAAGTCAAATATGCAGATACTGAAACGTTTGGGAGCTAATATCTTTTTTACTGGACCAGAAGAATGGTATGATTCATCATTTGATATTTATGGTAAACATGTACATATCGATGATGTCATTGATCAATTAGATGTCTTAATGTTATTAAGAGTTCAGCATGAAAGACATGACGGTTCAGAATCCTTTTCAAAAGAAGCTTATCATGAACAATATGGTCTAACTGTTGAACGTTATAAACAATTACCAGACCGTTCAATTGTCATGCATCCTGCTCCAGTAAATCGAGACGTTGAAATAGCAGATAGTTTAGTGGAAGCACCTAAAGCTAGAATTGTAAGACAAATGCAAAATGGCGTTTATGTTCGTATGGCTATTTTAGAAGCTATTTTAAATGGAAAAGCGTAAAAATAAATGAAGGCAAAATACAGAAAGATTTCGTAGCAGAATAGAAAATGCTTCCTATCTTTCTGTTTTTTTAGGAGAAAAAATGGGAAATAGACTATTAGTTTTAGAGGTGTGAAAGCACCAGTTTTTTCTTATGAAAAACTACATAAAGTAGATAGTCTTCTTGGCCCAGAAATGAAATCAACTGGTGAAGTAATGGGAAGTGATAAAAGTATTGAAAAAGCTTTATATAAAGCTTTTGAAGCAAGCTATCTTCATTTACCAGAATTTGGAACTATTGTTTTCACAGTTGCAAATGAAGATAAAAAAGAAGCAGTCATTTTAGCGAAACGATTTTATGACTTAGGCTATCAACTTTCTGCTACCATTGGGACTGCTAAATTCTTTGAAAGTAAAGGAATTTTGACAACGGTAGTTGAAAAAATAGAAAGCCATCAAAATACGATACCTGAGCTTATTAGACAACAACAAGTTCAAGCAATCATTAATACTGTAGGAGCAAATCGTCAAAGTGATAAAGATGGACGAATAATTAGACGAACTGCCATTGAGAATGGTATTCCTTTATTTACCTCTTTAGATACTGTCAATGCGATGTTATCAGTTCTTGAAAGTCAAAATTTTCAAATAAAAAGCATATAAAGATTGATTTTATCAATCTTTTTTTATTACAAAACTGTAAGCTAATTTTTTTATTATTCCACTATAATAAGAATTATAACTTAAATAAAGTTAAAAGCATTAAAACTAATTGACAATAAAATGATAAAATACTATACTTGTCGTAAATGTTTAATACAAAATAGGAGAAATTGTATGGCCAAAAAAGCGAAAAAAAGAATGACAGTAAAAACAAAAGTAATTATATCGTCTCTAAGTACCATATGTGTCATTGGAATTGGAGCTTATCTTTTCCATATGCAACAAAATTCAAACCATTCCTCAACAGCTGATAAATACTACAAGGTTCAAAATGTCAAAGAAGGTTCAACGTCATCTACTACATTATTATCAGGGACTGTAAAAGCTTTGAATGAAATGTATGTTTATTATGATAGTTCAAAAGGTACTCAAGCGACTCCTACAGTCAAGGTAGGTGATCAAGTTACAGCAGGACAACAGTTGGTTCAGTATAATACAACAACAGCTCAAGCAGCCTATGATTCTGCAAATCGAAAATTAAATAAAATCGGTCGTCAAATTAATTATTTAAAAACTTATGGTGTACCACTACCAGCATCAGAAACAGAATCAGGTAGTAGTGATAGTAGCCAACAAGATTCTTCTGTACAACCAACCACACAACAAACTACCCAACAAGGATCTAACTATAACCAACAATTGCAGGATTTAAATGACTTATATGCAGATGCGCAATCTGAAGTGACAAAAGCAAAGTCTGCTTTAGATGATACGGTTATTTCTAGTACTGTTAATGGGACTGTTGTTGAGGTTAATAAAGATATTGATCCATCTTCAAAAAATAGTCAAACGATTGTTCATGTGGTCTCAGAGGGACAATTACAAGTTAAAGGTAATATGACTGAATATGATTTGGCAAATATCAAAGTTGGTCAAGATGTGAAGATAAAATCCAAAGTTTATCCTGACAAAGAATGGACTGGAAAGATGGCTTATATTTCTAATTATCCAAAAGATAATGCTAATTCACCATCATCAGATTCAAACGATAATACAAATAATGGTGCTGCTTACGAATATAAATCTGATATTACGAGTCCTTTAAATGAATTAAAGCAAGGTTTCAGTGTTTCAGTTGAAGTTGTTAATCCTAATAAATATCCACTAATTCCTCTAAAGGCACTTGTAAGTGAAGGTAAAAAACATTATGTTTGGACTTACAATGATTCAACAGCAAAAGTGAGTAAAAAAGAAGTTGGTTTAG
This Streptococcus urinalis 2285-97 DNA region includes the following protein-coding sequences:
- a CDS encoding uracil-xanthine permease family protein, whose translation is MSQVSYDVNEMPKPGLLLGLSFQHLFAMFGSTVLVPILVGIDPSVALLSSGLGTLAHLSVTKYKIPAYMGSSFAYIAAMQLLMKTDGIAAVAQGAITGGLVYLIVALIVRSIGNAWIDKILPPIVVGPIVMVIGLSLASTAVSDVMNKNGHYNLLYLIIGLVTLLSVIFFNIYGKGIIGIIPILLGLIVGYVFAIIAGAVTGQEIVNFSQVASANWLSIPSISLPFISYGFKLYPSAILTMAPIAFVTMTEHFGHIMVLNSLTDRDYFKDPGLDHTLTGDGLAQIIAGFIGAPPVTSYGENIGVMALNKIFSVYVIAGAAVVAVLLSFIGKISALIQSIPTPVIGGISVALFGVIASSGLKILIEAKVDMDKKKNLLIASVILVSGIGGLMLEVAGLQISGVAFSTLLGIILYQILPDR
- a CDS encoding aspartate carbamoyltransferase catalytic subunit translates to MAMTGNKVSLKHLVTMETLSNEEVMGLIKRGIEYKQLPEAEQLSRQYFAANLFFENSTRTHKSFEVAEKKLGLEVIDFEASTSSVNKGETLYDTILTMSAIGVDICVVRHPDVDYYKALIDSPTIQTAIVNGGDGSGQHPSQSLLDLMTIYEEFGHFENLNIVISGDIIHSRVAKSNMQILKRLGANIFFTGPEEWYDSSFDIYGKHVHIDDVIDQLDVLMLLRVQHERHDGSESFSKEAYHEQYGLTVERYKQLPDRSIVMHPAPVNRDVEIADSLVEAPKARIVRQMQNGVYVRMAILEAILNGKA
- a CDS encoding efflux RND transporter periplasmic adaptor subunit, which translates into the protein MAKKAKKRMTVKTKVIISSLSTICVIGIGAYLFHMQQNSNHSSTADKYYKVQNVKEGSTSSTTLLSGTVKALNEMYVYYDSSKGTQATPTVKVGDQVTAGQQLVQYNTTTAQAAYDSANRKLNKIGRQINYLKTYGVPLPASETESGSSDSSQQDSSVQPTTQQTTQQGSNYNQQLQDLNDLYADAQSEVTKAKSALDDTVISSTVNGTVVEVNKDIDPSSKNSQTIVHVVSEGQLQVKGNMTEYDLANIKVGQDVKIKSKVYPDKEWTGKMAYISNYPKDNANSPSSDSNDNTNNGAAYEYKSDITSPLNELKQGFSVSVEVVNPNKYPLIPLKALVSEGKKHYVWTYNDSTAKVSKKEVGLANSDASNQEISKGLKVGEIVITNPTKSLKNGQKIENIKSTDTSKTSQGKMKSEVKK